The sequence below is a genomic window from Desulfocurvibacter africanus subsp. africanus DSM 2603.
ATCCGTGACTTTCGTCTGAATGCTCTCGAACTTGGTCAGGCGGCCAGCAGCAAGCGACTTTTGAAAGTACGCTCTCGCCCTCCCTCAGCCCAAGGCAGTCGCTTCACGTCTCATAAGGATTGATCAACTGCACGGGCACGGGCGAAAGGCGGCTGACCCGCTCGGCCGTGTGGCCGGGGTGCAGGATTTCCTGCTGGCGGTTGCCGTGGCCATGGCCGTGGCTGGTCATGACCACGAGATCCACCTTGCATTCTTTGATGACCTTGAGGATCTCCTCGACCGCATCGCCCGAGGCGATGCGCGTGACGAGCTTAGGACAACCGCCGAGTCTGCTGGTGCACAGCTCGTCCAGCCGCGTGCGGGCCTGCTGCTGCTCCCACTCCTCGAACCGCTCGTACAGCTCCGGGTTGGGATAGTTGCCGTAAGCCGGGAAATAGTTCTTCAGGTCGATGCCTACGTAGAGCAGGATGACTTGCGCCCCGTGCTTGCTGGCCAAGTCACGCACATGATCGAGCGCCTTGAGGGAATTCTCGGAGAGATCGGTGGGCCAGAGTATGGTTTTCACGTCCATGGTCAGCCTCCTGGGTGTCCTGGGAGAACGAGAGGGGAGCTAGAGCCAAGGCCCAACATAGCAGACGAGGCGCAGTGCGCAAGAATAAGCTTGCGCGGAGATTGAGAATGGCCTGTCGGACGGCACAGGCAGGCCTACCAGTCCACCTGGAAGCGCATCTGCACGATGTCGGCGCTCTCGCGGTCGTCGATGACAACGCCGTCCGAATCCCGGTCCGTGACCATGGCGTGCACGTAGTTGAGCATGACGCGCGTGTTGGGATTCAGGTACCAGTTGACGCCCGCGGTCACGTCCTGGAGCTGGCCGCCCCGGACATCCTGGCTGTTCAGATCCAGGGACGACCAGCGCGCGGCCAGTTCCCAGGCTCCCATCCCGCCTTGGGGACTGAAGTTATTGTTGGGTCTCACGCGAGAAAACACTCCGGATTTGTAGACCCGATGCTCGCCGGTCAGGAACCAGCTCACGAAGGCGTAGTAGCTCTGCAAGTACAGATCGTCGCCCGCGCCGTCGTCCCGGTGCACCCAGTTGCTCACGTACTCGGCCTGAAACGAGAGCGGACCAAGCACCAAGGCCGCCTCCAGGCCCGCGAGATCGCTGCCGTCGGCGTCCAGCGTGTCCGTGTCCACCAGCCGAGATGGCGCGAGGTGCGCCTCGGGCCTGGCCCTGTAGCGGATTTCATTATCCCCGGAAACGAATTGGTGGGCGTAGCTTGCGCCGACATGCGCGAGTCGCTCGCCGTCATCCTCCAGCCAGGGCAGGAAGGTCACGCGGCCTGCCGCAAACCAGTTGTCCTCGTTATCGTAGTCCGGCTCGCCCTCGGAAGTGGAGAACGCGCCGGCCTGCCAGGTCAGCCGCTCTCCCGCGCCGTTGAAGAGCGATGCGCCCATGCGCCGGCTCGGCGCCATCACATCGATGCCGATGGAACGCTCTATGAAGGTAATGTAGTTGGAGCTGGTCATGGCCTCCAACGAGAACGGCGCGAAGTACTGGCCCAGCATGACGTCGCCCAAGTCAGTGCCCGTGTGGTAGCCTACGTAGACGTCCTTGGGCTCCACCGCGCCGCCCTCCTCGAAGGCTGGGGCGAAGTCAATCTGGGCTTTGAAGAACA
It includes:
- a CDS encoding universal stress protein, coding for MDVKTILWPTDLSENSLKALDHVRDLASKHGAQVILLYVGIDLKNYFPAYGNYPNPELYERFEEWEQQQARTRLDELCTSRLGGCPKLVTRIASGDAVEEILKVIKECKVDLVVMTSHGHGHGNRQQEILHPGHTAERVSRLSPVPVQLINPYET
- a CDS encoding OprO/OprP family phosphate-selective porin; its protein translation is MIRLKKGLTLRCVASMALLVLSLTFHTPAFCAEGEDLRFYWDEGLKLDSADKNFRLRIGGRIQADWAAIAASDGLDSALEAGGQEPIEGFGTEFRRMRFNFQGDIYRDVFFKAQIDFAPAFEEGGAVEPKDVYVGYHTGTDLGDVMLGQYFAPFSLEAMTSSNYITFIERSIGIDVMAPSRRMGASLFNGAGERLTWQAGAFSTSEGEPDYDNEDNWFAAGRVTFLPWLEDDGERLAHVGASYAHQFVSGDNEIRYRARPEAHLAPSRLVDTDTLDADGSDLAGLEAALVLGPLSFQAEYVSNWVHRDDGAGDDLYLQSYYAFVSWFLTGEHRVYKSGVFSRVRPNNNFSPQGGMGAWELAARWSSLDLNSQDVRGGQLQDVTAGVNWYLNPNTRVMLNYVHAMVTDRDSDGVVIDDRESADIVQMRFQVDW